One part of the Borreliella afzelii genome encodes these proteins:
- the efbC gene encoding nucleoid-associated protein EbfC has product MAVNPLDFLKNMSSVKSNIDNIKKEMSKITVCGKAGSNIVTIEMDGEFNVKKVSINKEFFDDLDNDAFEQMVKSALNDAVSKVKEEIKLKTMGVLPFGM; this is encoded by the coding sequence ATGGCAGTAAATCCGTTAGATTTTTTGAAAAATATGTCTAGTGTTAAGAGCAATATTGACAATATTAAAAAGGAAATGTCTAAAATTACGGTTTGTGGTAAAGCGGGTAGCAATATTGTTACTATTGAGATGGATGGTGAATTTAATGTTAAAAAAGTTTCAATTAATAAGGAATTTTTTGATGATTTAGATAATGATGCTTTTGAACAAATGGTTAAATCTGCTTTAAATGATGCTGTTTCTAAGGTTAAGGAAGAGATAAAATTAAAAACCATGGGAGTTCTTCCTTTTGGAATGTAG
- the dnaX gene encoding DNA polymerase III subunit gamma/tau codes for MASSRGTALKKRPRDFNSLEGQDFVVETLKHSIEKNKIANAYIFSGPRGVGKTSSARAFARCLNCKNGPTVMPCGECSNCKSIESDSSLDVIEIDGASNTSVQDIRQIKEEIMFPPAISKYRIYIIDEVHMLSNSAFNALLKTIEEPPNYIVFIFATTESHKLPETIKSRCQHFSFKLLSLEKIYNMLKKVCFEDHIKYEDEALKWIAYKSSGSVRDAYTLFDQVVSFTNSDIKLDQIRSKMGFTNDEFLEKLSVSILSEDVKELICILDSIFLAGVSYEQFLLDSIEFFREALFLKIGIKNFEFIGIKSEDLRKKLIEFDLNYLERIIVVLLETYRDLQFSINPRYELEINFIKILRLKNYIPNHVLIKQIQNIEDNLLEDMALDSSNFDALANKKSEDDLAFIPTKLNLEYEFPKIKSLEKEETGCDENLSTKIDENLLKPNSIDKIDKIDEIDEIFIEDDNSSKANDFIDIRDKFIYIVSRYIQTLVHSGEVVIDENVLYYKVFSEFEYNELQNYKGEIRSEFYKEFPNLSIVFQKNFKSLEKDFEKLETVKNIFGASEVLEE; via the coding sequence ATGGCATCTTCAAGAGGTACTGCTCTTAAAAAACGTCCCAGAGATTTCAACTCTCTTGAAGGGCAGGATTTTGTTGTTGAAACCCTAAAGCATTCTATAGAGAAAAATAAAATAGCAAATGCTTATATTTTTTCAGGTCCAAGAGGTGTTGGAAAGACTTCATCAGCCAGAGCTTTTGCGAGATGCTTAAATTGTAAGAATGGTCCGACAGTTATGCCTTGTGGGGAGTGTAGCAATTGTAAATCTATTGAGAGTGATAGCAGTCTTGATGTTATTGAAATTGATGGTGCTTCAAATACTTCGGTTCAGGATATTAGACAAATTAAAGAAGAAATAATGTTTCCTCCTGCAATTTCCAAATATAGAATATATATTATTGACGAAGTTCATATGCTTTCCAATTCTGCTTTTAATGCTCTTTTAAAGACAATTGAAGAGCCCCCAAATTATATTGTTTTTATTTTTGCTACTACAGAGTCACATAAGCTTCCAGAGACAATAAAAAGCAGATGTCAGCATTTTAGTTTTAAACTTTTGTCGTTAGAAAAGATTTATAATATGCTTAAGAAGGTTTGTTTTGAAGATCATATTAAGTATGAAGATGAGGCTTTAAAATGGATTGCATATAAAAGTAGTGGTAGCGTAAGAGATGCTTACACTCTTTTTGATCAGGTAGTTTCTTTTACTAATTCTGACATTAAATTAGATCAAATAAGATCTAAGATGGGCTTCACTAATGATGAATTTTTGGAGAAGTTGTCAGTTAGCATTCTTAGTGAAGATGTAAAAGAGTTAATTTGTATTCTTGATTCTATATTTTTAGCAGGAGTCTCTTATGAGCAATTTTTGTTAGATTCAATTGAATTTTTTCGAGAGGCATTATTTTTAAAGATAGGCATTAAAAATTTTGAGTTTATTGGAATTAAATCTGAGGATTTGAGAAAGAAATTAATTGAGTTTGATTTGAATTATCTTGAGAGAATTATTGTTGTTTTGCTTGAAACTTACAGGGATTTGCAATTTTCGATTAATCCAAGATATGAGCTTGAGATTAATTTTATTAAAATTTTAAGACTTAAAAACTATATTCCAAATCATGTTTTGATAAAACAAATTCAAAATATTGAGGACAATTTGTTAGAAGATATGGCTTTAGACTCAAGCAATTTTGATGCTTTAGCAAATAAGAAGAGTGAAGATGATTTAGCTTTTATTCCAACAAAACTCAATTTAGAATATGAATTTCCCAAAATCAAATCTTTAGAAAAAGAGGAGACCGGTTGTGATGAAAATTTGTCAACAAAAATTGATGAAAATCTTTTAAAGCCCAATAGTATTGATAAGATTGATAAGATTGATGAGATTGATGAGATTTTTATTGAGGATGATAATTCAAGTAAAGCAAATGATTTTATTGATATAAGAGATAAATTTATTTATATTGTTTCAAGATATATTCAAACTTTAGTTCATTCAGGAGAAGTTGTTATTGATGAGAATGTTCTTTATTATAAGGTGTTTAGTGAGTTTGAATATAATGAGCTTCAAAATTATAAGGGTGAGATAAGGTCTGAGTTTTATAAAGAATTTCCCAATTTAAGCATTGTGTTTCAGAAAAATTTCAAAAGCCTTGAAAAGGATTTTGAAAAATTAGAAACTGTAAAAAATATTTTTGGAGCAAGTGAAGTTCTGGAGGAATAA
- a CDS encoding tetratricopeptide repeat protein, producing MNNFSFEKALNFYKNGDFKNSLDNLDVFDENFDSLALKALIYFKKKDYKALLYVLNTYPVILSEYNFLVKLMDYGKVEKNKDDLGPFENYNLGVFYFNLREYKLALSCFLKAREQKSDFIQALNNSAVLFEMLGNKDKASKLFFEARDLDQNNSLVKLNIWILKNSESLETASFLKADKIFFDANLALVVNYLMYYFYSIGEISRAIRLSEKFLTDSHYSKYIWHNRATIFHKIGNMTQATMSYVKAILNFSNIYTIYNMHIATIELLKFSPKKAIERIINDYSNLDLVYFYATLFFLRNRDLEDAYFYMKKLCELNPEPYLKFLKLLESSEDMLIENLLEEFAVSLRTNWYLEYLFFIDNSLNLRDPIFVFDHNIRVNTYIWRIKDECIELKFSNNEEKMIQELLHEELICSEVDISIRDFQNLIEAYKEFRINY from the coding sequence ATGAATAACTTTAGTTTTGAGAAAGCTTTAAATTTTTATAAAAATGGTGACTTTAAAAATTCTCTTGATAATTTAGATGTTTTTGATGAAAATTTTGATTCTCTTGCACTTAAAGCACTTATTTATTTTAAGAAAAAGGATTATAAGGCTCTTTTATATGTGTTAAATACTTATCCTGTTATTTTGAGTGAATACAATTTTTTAGTTAAGCTTATGGATTATGGGAAAGTTGAAAAAAATAAAGATGATCTAGGCCCTTTTGAGAATTATAATTTGGGTGTTTTTTATTTCAATTTAAGAGAATATAAACTTGCGTTAAGCTGTTTTTTAAAGGCTAGAGAGCAAAAATCTGATTTTATACAAGCTTTAAACAATAGTGCTGTCTTATTTGAAATGTTAGGGAATAAAGACAAGGCCTCGAAATTATTTTTCGAGGCTAGAGATTTGGATCAAAACAATTCTCTAGTTAAGCTTAATATTTGGATTTTAAAAAATAGCGAATCTCTTGAAACAGCAAGCTTTTTAAAAGCAGACAAAATTTTTTTTGATGCCAATCTTGCTCTTGTTGTTAATTATTTAATGTATTATTTTTATTCTATTGGGGAAATAAGCAGGGCAATTAGGCTTTCTGAAAAATTTTTAACTGATTCTCATTATTCTAAGTATATTTGGCACAATAGGGCAACTATTTTTCATAAAATAGGCAACATGACTCAAGCCACAATGTCTTACGTTAAAGCCATTTTGAATTTTTCAAATATTTATACAATTTATAATATGCACATTGCAACAATTGAGCTTTTAAAATTTTCTCCCAAAAAGGCTATTGAGAGAATTATTAATGATTATTCTAACCTAGATTTGGTGTATTTTTATGCAACCTTATTTTTTCTTAGAAATCGTGATCTTGAGGATGCCTATTTTTATATGAAAAAACTTTGTGAGCTTAATCCAGAGCCTTATTTAAAATTTTTAAAATTACTTGAGTCTAGCGAGGATATGTTGATTGAAAATCTGCTTGAAGAATTTGCAGTCTCTTTAAGAACCAATTGGTATTTGGAGTATTTATTTTTTATTGATAATTCTTTAAATTTGAGAGATCCTATTTTTGTTTTTGATCACAATATAAGAGTAAATACATATATTTGGAGAATTAAAGATGAGTGTATTGAGTTAAAATTCAGCAATAATGAGGAAAAAATGATTCAAGAGCTCTTGCATGAAGAATTGATTTGTTCTGAAGTTGACATTTCTATTAGAGATTTTCAAAACTTGATAGAAGCTTACAAAGAGTTTAGAATAAATTACTAA
- a CDS encoding fibronectin type III domain-containing protein — MRLILMLLLFFLCFSSLLSQELKLILDSKKNFKFIQDSSNITFERDVRGLLGIYLDRYKAVLDLNNIDLRLEIGRDNKLKDTSSNYLVSAKSLRVSNEFRNVSNGSLIFYSNQNSVKFKPLTKKAFFFSGNTVSDFTIKFWVYRTTSVTGEIIFSWDGYKNINNLWVDQSIRLESDEGNFVWVLNNVFLKDNKNPIKIRMKSNDDFIPKKWHLHTLRYRQRDGILEYLIDSKPQAIEYVTDDKKEGSGYLLSIGNFIDFTLGTYFTGAVENLEIHKSFEEVSNAFFSKNMGYIITEPIKLSKYYSQILSFDVDSNVPKDTEIVYYYRLDNKVFYDTDSYGNIKKNLTGAWIHFDPKKDFPDSKISKYIQIKVEFYPSGDSVSSPSLYSMSITYVPEAAPFPPVITKVIPGSREVFIEWIPVVNSSVEGYYIYIGVASGNYHGKTSGVLTSPIDVGNQTSFKITGLEDGRLYYISIAAYNLDKSVNKTSFSKEISVRPMEIFKKYE; from the coding sequence ATGAGATTAATTTTAATGCTCTTGCTATTTTTTTTGTGCTTTTCTAGTCTTTTATCTCAAGAATTAAAGTTGATACTTGATTCAAAAAAAAATTTTAAATTTATTCAAGATTCTAGCAATATTACTTTTGAAAGGGATGTGAGGGGTTTGCTTGGTATTTATTTAGATAGATACAAAGCTGTTTTAGATTTAAATAATATTGATTTACGCTTAGAAATAGGAAGGGATAATAAATTAAAAGATACATCTTCAAACTATTTAGTTAGTGCAAAAAGTTTGAGAGTTTCAAATGAATTTCGTAATGTCTCTAACGGCTCTTTAATTTTTTATTCAAATCAAAATTCTGTTAAGTTTAAACCATTAACAAAAAAAGCATTCTTTTTCTCAGGTAATACTGTTTCTGATTTTACTATTAAGTTTTGGGTGTATCGAACGACTTCTGTTACAGGAGAAATTATTTTTAGTTGGGATGGTTATAAAAATATTAATAATTTGTGGGTAGATCAGTCTATTAGATTAGAAAGTGATGAGGGAAATTTTGTTTGGGTTTTAAACAATGTATTTTTAAAAGATAATAAAAATCCTATCAAAATTAGAATGAAAAGTAATGACGATTTTATTCCAAAGAAATGGCATTTACATACTTTAAGATATAGGCAAAGGGACGGCATACTTGAATATTTGATAGACTCTAAACCTCAAGCAATAGAGTATGTAACAGATGACAAGAAGGAAGGATCAGGATATTTATTAAGTATTGGCAATTTTATTGATTTTACCCTAGGAACTTATTTTACCGGTGCTGTTGAGAATTTGGAAATACATAAAAGCTTTGAAGAAGTTAGTAATGCTTTTTTTTCAAAGAATATGGGATACATTATTACAGAGCCTATCAAGCTTTCTAAATATTATTCTCAAATATTGTCTTTTGATGTTGATTCTAATGTTCCTAAGGATACAGAGATTGTTTATTATTATAGATTAGATAATAAGGTATTTTATGATACAGATAGCTATGGGAATATTAAGAAAAATTTAACTGGGGCTTGGATTCATTTTGATCCTAAAAAAGATTTTCCAGATTCAAAGATATCAAAATATATTCAAATAAAAGTTGAATTTTATCCTAGTGGGGATTCTGTAAGCAGTCCTTCTCTTTATAGTATGTCGATCACTTATGTTCCCGAAGCAGCTCCATTTCCTCCTGTGATAACAAAAGTTATTCCAGGCTCTAGAGAAGTTTTTATTGAGTGGATTCCTGTTGTTAATAGTAGTGTTGAAGGATATTATATTTATATCGGTGTTGCTTCTGGCAATTATCATGGAAAAACCAGTGGTGTTTTAACTTCTCCTATTGATGTTGGAAATCAAACTTCTTTCAAGATTACAGGACTTGAAGATGGAAGGCTTTATTATATTAGTATTGCTGCTTACAATTTAGACAAAAGCGTTAATAAGACTTCTTTCTCAAAGGAAATTTCTGTAAGGCCCATGGAGATTTTTAAAAAATATGAATAA
- the uvrC gene encoding excinuclease ABC subunit UvrC translates to MKENLTSLFEKVIKLPTTSGCYKMLNENKKILYIGKAKNLRSRIKSYFLEKKSHKIKILMKNVKSIEVITTNSEYEALLLECNLIKTHKPDYNVKLKDGKGYPMVRITHEKYPRIFKTRKIINDQSEYFGPFTNVKKLDQVLDFINKTFKIRKCKKKSNTPCLYYHMGQCLGVCFKENLEKEYQEELDKAKSILNGNISEILSQIDIKLKLAVQKEDFENAIKLKEIKSSLIEINQIQIVTKTNNLNTDYVYVHPGENVNTIIVLKYRNGKLVERDANFDESICKKNELILQFLIQYYTSINMIVPDKIHIFLKDIDTKNAEKLINEIKNTKTEIIYKETEEILKIMEMAISNAELSLREYENKNNKALESLKIFLEMDKLPKIIEGFDIAHLKGQETVASMVTFKMGIPFKENYKLYKLNSLLKGEIDDVKAIKEVILRRYSEIINKNLELPNLILIDGGKGQLNAAFSILKGLKIENKVKVCSLAKKHETIFLTTNKKGINLPQGHPALRILQNVRDEAHRKANGFNKKRREKITLLYTKINGIGEKTAQKILKSIGTYKDILPLSENEISEKIKVNIRLAKRIKEFAIKETSIKT, encoded by the coding sequence ATGAAAGAAAACCTAACAAGTTTATTCGAAAAAGTAATAAAATTACCAACCACAAGCGGTTGCTATAAAATGCTAAATGAAAATAAAAAAATACTCTATATTGGAAAAGCAAAAAATCTAAGATCAAGAATAAAAAGTTATTTTTTAGAAAAAAAAAGTCACAAAATCAAAATATTAATGAAAAATGTAAAATCAATAGAAGTTATTACAACAAACAGCGAATACGAAGCATTGCTTTTAGAATGCAATCTAATCAAAACTCACAAACCTGATTACAATGTAAAATTAAAAGACGGGAAAGGTTATCCCATGGTAAGGATAACTCATGAAAAATATCCAAGGATTTTCAAAACTAGAAAAATAATTAACGACCAAAGCGAATATTTTGGACCATTTACCAATGTGAAAAAATTAGACCAAGTACTAGATTTTATTAACAAAACATTTAAGATTAGAAAATGTAAAAAAAAATCCAATACTCCTTGTCTATATTACCATATGGGACAGTGCCTTGGAGTATGCTTTAAAGAAAACCTTGAAAAAGAATATCAAGAAGAACTAGATAAAGCAAAATCCATACTAAACGGAAATATATCCGAAATATTAAGCCAAATTGACATTAAATTAAAACTTGCCGTACAAAAAGAAGATTTTGAAAACGCCATTAAATTAAAAGAAATTAAAAGTTCTTTAATAGAGATTAATCAAATCCAAATCGTTACAAAAACCAATAATTTAAACACAGACTATGTATATGTTCATCCAGGAGAAAATGTAAATACAATAATAGTATTAAAATATAGAAATGGAAAATTAGTTGAAAGAGATGCAAACTTTGATGAGAGCATATGCAAAAAAAATGAGTTGATTTTACAATTTTTAATTCAATACTACACATCTATTAATATGATAGTACCCGACAAAATTCATATCTTTCTCAAAGATATCGACACTAAAAATGCTGAAAAGCTAATAAATGAGATTAAAAATACAAAAACAGAAATTATTTACAAAGAAACAGAAGAAATTTTAAAAATAATGGAAATGGCCATATCTAATGCTGAATTATCTTTAAGAGAATATGAAAATAAAAACAACAAAGCGCTTGAGAGTTTGAAAATTTTTTTAGAAATGGATAAACTTCCCAAAATAATTGAGGGGTTTGACATTGCCCATCTTAAAGGTCAAGAAACGGTAGCCTCTATGGTTACTTTTAAAATGGGAATACCCTTTAAAGAGAACTACAAGCTTTACAAGCTAAACTCACTATTAAAAGGAGAAATTGACGACGTTAAAGCAATAAAAGAAGTAATCTTAAGAAGATATTCAGAAATAATCAATAAAAATTTAGAACTACCAAATTTAATTTTAATTGATGGGGGGAAAGGACAATTAAATGCTGCTTTTTCTATCTTAAAAGGCTTAAAAATAGAAAACAAAGTCAAAGTCTGTTCGCTGGCAAAAAAACACGAAACAATATTCTTGACAACCAACAAAAAAGGAATAAATCTACCTCAAGGACATCCTGCTCTCAGGATACTGCAAAATGTAAGAGATGAAGCACACAGAAAAGCTAACGGATTTAACAAAAAAAGAAGAGAAAAAATAACCCTATTGTATACAAAAATAAATGGAATTGGAGAAAAAACAGCCCAAAAAATATTAAAATCAATTGGAACCTATAAAGATATATTACCTTTAAGTGAAAATGAAATTTCAGAAAAAATCAAAGTAAATATTCGGCTTGCAAAAAGAATAAAAGAATTTGCAATAAAAGAAACCTCAATAAAAACATAA
- the holA gene encoding DNA polymerase III subunit delta, producing the protein MQVVYLLLGSEQGLKEAYLKELLIKMDAFKSKVSVTKIFLSEISVVGFVEKLFSRSFFSEKEIFIVYESELLKAGKDLELVCNAILKSSNKTVIFVSNSNTCNIDFKNKLKFIKKVFYEISDDDKFTFVKRNFSNLNIKITDSAINLMLLMLNSDTKILKFYIDSFALFAKNNIIDEEDITSWISFVRFENTFSLFNSILRKDMAHSLIKIKSILDQGEDLLNVLMSLIWQFKRLLKVQIDYNVFGSLQSALNKNKIFFSLNKIYRVGVKNYSISEIKIVLKILYKFDLYLRIYSKNIHQNLSYFLIFSILKLNNNFLMHCFSESKFNF; encoded by the coding sequence ATGCAAGTGGTTTATTTATTGTTAGGCAGTGAGCAAGGTTTAAAAGAAGCTTATTTGAAAGAGCTTTTAATCAAGATGGATGCTTTTAAATCAAAAGTTTCAGTTACTAAAATTTTTTTGTCAGAAATCTCAGTTGTGGGATTTGTTGAAAAACTGTTTTCTAGGTCTTTTTTTTCAGAAAAAGAAATTTTTATTGTTTATGAGTCTGAACTTTTAAAAGCAGGAAAAGATTTAGAACTAGTATGTAATGCAATTTTAAAGTCTAGCAATAAAACTGTTATTTTTGTTTCTAATAGTAATACATGTAATATTGATTTTAAAAATAAGCTTAAGTTTATAAAAAAAGTTTTTTATGAAATTTCTGATGATGACAAATTTACATTTGTAAAAAGAAATTTTTCTAATCTTAATATTAAAATTACAGATTCTGCAATAAATTTAATGCTTTTAATGTTAAATTCAGATACTAAAATTTTGAAATTTTATATAGATTCTTTTGCGCTTTTTGCCAAGAATAACATTATTGATGAGGAAGATATAACTTCTTGGATTAGTTTTGTTCGTTTTGAAAACACTTTTTCTTTATTTAATTCAATTTTAAGAAAAGATATGGCTCATTCTTTGATAAAGATTAAGTCTATTTTGGATCAGGGAGAAGATTTGCTTAATGTTTTGATGAGTCTTATTTGGCAATTTAAAAGATTATTAAAGGTGCAAATAGATTATAATGTATTTGGAAGCTTGCAGAGTGCATTGAATAAAAATAAAATCTTTTTTTCATTAAATAAAATTTATAGAGTAGGGGTTAAAAATTATTCAATTTCAGAAATAAAAATTGTTTTGAAAATTTTATATAAGTTTGATTTATATTTGAGAATTTATTCTAAAAATATTCATCAAAATTTGTCATATTTTTTAATATTTTCAATCTTAAAGCTTAATAATAATTTTTTAATGCATTGCTTCTCGGAATCAAAATTTAATTTTTAA
- a CDS encoding lipid galactosyltransferase yields MKVAIFTDTYIPEKNGVATSIKQIKEGFEKNGYEVYIFCPKSKKSLNEKNVYRCSSIQINKKLDAVIAFPNKRKIFKIIQSYKPDIIHTHSEFSMGKIGKQIALKQNIPIVHTSHTMWDYYLHYLGIFKYFIKPDKMMQKHYNKIKHFIYPSSKAKERYFQLSNNSNYRIIPNGVDRKLFIKTLSKEKKDEILKKHNIKQTDKIIIFVGRINKEKNINLLVIHLKDLLIQNKNYKLIIIGKGSEEKEIKNFSIKHGLEKQILLIGTIPWEEICYYYKISDIFASLSRSEVYPMTVIEALTAGIPAILINDFIYKDVIKEGINGFLIKKYENLSQYIDKVIKDDKTLKIFKQNAKKYSTKFSSHFFTKKIENYYSEIIARKNH; encoded by the coding sequence ATGAAAGTTGCAATATTTACAGATACGTATATCCCAGAAAAAAATGGAGTAGCAACGTCAATAAAGCAAATTAAAGAAGGATTTGAAAAAAATGGTTATGAAGTGTACATATTTTGTCCAAAATCCAAAAAATCTTTAAACGAAAAAAACGTTTACAGATGCTCATCTATTCAAATAAATAAAAAACTAGATGCTGTAATAGCTTTTCCCAACAAAAGAAAAATATTTAAAATAATACAAAGCTATAAACCAGACATCATTCATACTCACTCCGAGTTTTCTATGGGAAAAATTGGAAAACAAATTGCATTAAAACAAAACATACCAATAGTTCACACAAGCCATACAATGTGGGATTATTATTTGCATTACTTAGGAATTTTTAAATACTTTATTAAACCCGACAAAATGATGCAAAAACATTATAATAAAATAAAACATTTTATTTACCCATCAAGCAAAGCAAAAGAGAGATATTTTCAACTATCAAATAATTCTAACTATAGAATAATTCCAAATGGCGTTGATAGAAAGCTTTTCATAAAAACTCTAAGCAAAGAAAAAAAAGATGAAATTTTAAAAAAGCATAATATAAAGCAAACAGACAAAATAATCATATTTGTTGGAAGAATAAATAAAGAAAAAAACATAAATTTATTAGTAATACATTTAAAAGACCTTTTAATACAAAATAAAAATTATAAACTTATCATTATTGGCAAAGGAAGTGAAGAAAAGGAAATAAAAAATTTTAGCATCAAACATGGACTTGAAAAACAAATATTGCTAATAGGAACAATTCCGTGGGAAGAAATATGCTATTACTATAAAATTTCTGATATCTTTGCTAGTCTATCAAGAAGCGAAGTATATCCAATGACAGTAATAGAAGCATTAACCGCTGGGATACCTGCTATTTTAATAAATGATTTTATATATAAAGACGTAATAAAAGAAGGGATAAATGGATTCTTAATAAAAAAGTACGAAAACTTATCTCAGTACATAGACAAAGTAATAAAAGATGATAAAACACTAAAAATATTTAAACAAAATGCGAAAAAATACTCTACTAAATTTTCAAGTCATTTTTTTACAAAAAAAATTGAAAATTATTACTCAGAAATTATTGCAAGAAAAAATCATTAA
- a CDS encoding mechanosensitive ion channel family protein yields the protein MFKEFFIFKDYFNHILESMIGYGLKVSIAIALWYFLKLIVKKIGKILFKTLEKSKLEEKLEATVFNFLKSFFKIFTDFVIVLIILPYLGVPTTSIIAVFGSLGLAIGLAAQGILSNFVSGFIVLNSKFFKCGDHIKCGDVEGLVENVQIFFTTLKTFNEAIVKIPNSKLTSNFVVNFSANPRRRVVFSFQVPHDTNIGLLKDKIEDLMIFNNEKFNVEACFPTLIVEKYTPCYIIVQVRFFVNTEAFWDFKYFIGESIQSVLLDMKIKFPICFIPFDKLY from the coding sequence TTGTTTAAGGAGTTTTTCATATTTAAAGATTATTTTAATCATATTCTTGAGAGTATGATAGGTTATGGCTTGAAAGTTTCGATTGCTATAGCGCTGTGGTATTTTTTAAAGTTAATAGTTAAGAAAATTGGAAAAATCTTATTTAAGACTTTGGAAAAGTCTAAATTAGAGGAGAAGTTAGAGGCTACAGTTTTCAATTTTTTAAAATCTTTTTTCAAAATATTTACAGATTTTGTTATTGTTTTAATAATATTGCCATATCTTGGGGTGCCTACAACATCTATTATTGCTGTATTTGGATCATTAGGGCTTGCTATTGGGCTTGCTGCTCAAGGCATTTTATCTAATTTTGTTAGTGGATTTATTGTTTTGAATTCTAAGTTTTTTAAGTGTGGAGATCATATTAAATGTGGCGATGTTGAAGGCTTGGTTGAGAATGTCCAAATCTTTTTTACTACACTTAAAACATTTAACGAAGCAATTGTTAAAATTCCAAACAGTAAGCTTACATCCAATTTTGTTGTTAATTTTTCAGCAAATCCTAGAAGAAGAGTTGTGTTTTCTTTTCAAGTCCCCCATGATACAAATATTGGTTTATTAAAAGATAAAATAGAGGATTTAATGATTTTCAATAATGAGAAATTTAATGTTGAGGCTTGTTTTCCTACTCTTATTGTTGAAAAATATACCCCTTGTTATATAATCGTGCAGGTTCGATTTTTTGTCAATACAGAGGCTTTTTGGGATTTTAAATATTTTATTGGTGAGTCTATTCAAAGTGTTTTATTAGATATGAAAATTAAGTTTCCAATTTGTTTTATACCTTTTGATAAATTATATTAA
- a CDS encoding chromate transporter has product MTKQMHKKKQKKIYEILDLFLLVFKTTTLTIGGGLIIISELKKILVKKRKIISEDDFNKILATSNVIPGVTAVNFVFLIGRKFGGFPCALLLVVAGILPSIIAIIMVFLYLELMPDSIYVKKFLEGAKISSIIIMLTVVLKFSKKMLNNSIIKWTICFLVIFAIFKLKIRISYILLIFFLIYTLKYITIKKILTKQKKDRS; this is encoded by the coding sequence TTGACAAAACAAATGCATAAAAAGAAGCAAAAAAAAATATATGAAATTCTGGACTTGTTTTTACTTGTCTTTAAAACAACAACTCTTACAATTGGCGGAGGATTAATAATTATATCTGAGCTTAAAAAAATACTTGTTAAAAAAAGAAAAATAATATCAGAAGACGATTTTAACAAAATATTAGCAACATCAAATGTTATTCCTGGGGTTACAGCAGTTAATTTTGTGTTTCTAATAGGAAGAAAATTTGGGGGTTTCCCATGCGCACTTTTACTCGTTGTTGCCGGAATTTTACCTTCCATTATTGCAATAATAATGGTTTTCCTTTACCTGGAATTAATGCCAGATAGCATATATGTTAAAAAATTTCTAGAAGGTGCAAAAATATCTTCAATTATCATAATGTTAACAGTTGTTTTAAAATTTTCAAAAAAAATGTTAAATAATTCTATAATAAAATGGACAATATGTTTTCTTGTAATTTTTGCAATTTTTAAATTAAAAATAAGAATATCATATATTCTGCTAATATTCTTTTTAATATACACATTAAAATATATAACAATAAAAAAAATATTAACTAAACAGAAAAAGGATAGAAGTTGA
- a CDS encoding chromate transporter, protein MILINLLITFLKIGLLNFGGGNGIAAIINNEIINNKHWITKEEFVNMITISRITPGPIATNIATYVGMKTAGIAGAIIATVALITAPIIIMVIILLMLHKIGFLSYCLENLKPIIVALWIITIIILLENTYLKIENDKTEFLRTLTIVGINFFILFFYNKIGPALIIILSGFFYTLI, encoded by the coding sequence TTGATTTTAATAAATTTATTAATTACATTTTTAAAAATCGGATTATTAAATTTCGGAGGTGGCAATGGAATTGCAGCAATAATAAACAATGAAATAATTAATAATAAACACTGGATAACAAAAGAAGAATTTGTCAATATGATTACAATATCAAGAATAACCCCCGGACCTATTGCCACAAACATAGCAACATACGTTGGAATGAAAACTGCAGGAATTGCGGGGGCAATAATTGCTACTGTAGCATTAATAACAGCTCCAATAATAATAATGGTTATAATCCTCCTAATGCTACACAAAATCGGCTTTTTAAGTTATTGTCTAGAAAATCTAAAACCTATTATTGTTGCACTGTGGATAATTACAATAATCATTTTGCTCGAAAACACATATTTAAAGATAGAAAACGACAAAACAGAGTTTTTAAGAACATTGACTATTGTGGGAATTAATTTTTTTATTTTATTTTTTTATAATAAAATAGGCCCAGCATTAATAATTATACTTAGCGGTTTTTTTTATACATTAATATAA